Proteins from one Ochotona princeps isolate mOchPri1 unplaced genomic scaffold, mOchPri1.hap1 HAP1_SCAFFOLD_116, whole genome shotgun sequence genomic window:
- the CLN8 gene encoding protein CLN8, protein MDSASPTGQRGATTVPWSVMMPASAEGPSESVFDLDYASWTIRLTLVGAGFIFYLGVFVVCHQLSSSLNATYRSLVAREKVFWDLAATRAVFGVQSTAAGLWALLGDPVLQQDKALGQQNWCWFHITTATGFFFFENVAVHLSGLLFHSLDVFLVIHHLFAFLGFLGLVTNLGAGHYLAMTTLLLEMSTPFTCTSWMLLKAGWSDCLFWKLNQWLMIHMFHCRMVLTYHMWWVCFWHWDGLIASLYLPHFALFLVGLALLTLVLNPYWTHKKTQQLLNPVDWNFAQPAAKGSWLEGTNGQVLQKKRL, encoded by the exons ATGGACTCAGCTTCTCCGACAGGACAACGTGGGGCCACAACTGTGCCTTGGAGTGTGATGATGCCGGCCAGCGCTGAGGGCCCCTCGGAGAGTGTCTTTGACCTGGACTATGCCTCCTGGACAATTCGCTTGACATTGGTGGGCGCCGGCTTTATCTTCTACCTGGGTGTCTTTGTGGTCTGCCACCAGCTCTCCTCATCCCTAAACGCCACCTACCGCTCTCTGGTGgccagagagaaggtcttctggGACCTGGCAGCCACGCGTGCCGTCTTTGGTGTCCAGAGCACAGCTGCGGGCCTTTGGGCCCTGCTGGGGGACCCAGTGCTGCAGCAGGACAAGGCACTTGGGCAGCAGAACTGGTGCTGGTTTCACATCACCACCGCCACTGGGTTCTTCTTCTTTGAGAACGTCGCTGTGCACCTGTCCGGTCTGCTCTTCCACAGCCTTGATGTGTTCCTGGTCATCCACCACCTCTTTGCCTTCCTGGGCTTCCTGGGGTTGGTGACTAACCTGGGAGCTGGCCACTACCTGGCCATGACTACCCTACTCCTGGAGATGAGCACCCCTTTCACTTGTACTTCCTGGATGCTGCTGAAG GCTGGCTGGTCTGACTGCCTCTTCTGGAAGCTCAATCAGTGGCTGATGATCCATATGTTCCATTGCCGTATGGTGCTCACCTATCATATGTGGTGGGTGTGCTTCTGGCACTGGGATGGCCTCATTGCCAGCCTCTACCTGCCCCACTTCGCCCTCTTCCTCGTGGGGCTAGCCCTGCTCACGCTCGTTCTCAATCCGTACTGGACCCACAAGAAGACACAGCAGCTTCTCAATCCAGTGGATTGGAACTTTGCACAGCCCGCAGCCAAGGGCAGCTGGCTCGAGGGAACCAATGGACAGGTGCTGCAGAAGAAGAGGCTGTAG